From one Ooceraea biroi isolate clonal line C1 chromosome 7, Obir_v5.4, whole genome shotgun sequence genomic stretch:
- the LOC105277595 gene encoding cuticle protein 19 isoform X2, with translation MAAKLVPLLAVSALVAVQSGLAGHAHSFAHFHGPVEGPGHEAVVHDKHGHHQVDYVAHPKYEFAYGVEDHHTGDYHGQKEHRDGKNVVGEYTVKEPGGNTRTVTYHADPHGGFFARVHNSGGNDHQGGTYGGQGQHHEEHQ, from the exons ATGGCTGCAAAG CTTGTCCCGCTATTGGCTGTATCGGCCCTCGTAGCGGTCCAAAGTGGATTGGCAGGGCACGCTCACAGCTTCGCGCACTTTCATGGTCCGGTGGAAGGGCCCGGACACGAAGCAGTTGTCCACGATAAGCACGGCCATCATCAAGTGGACTACGTGGCGCATCCCAAGTACGAGTTCGCGTATGGCGTCGAGGATCATCACACGGGCGATTACCATGGGCAGAAGGAACATAGGGATG GGAAAAACGTTGTCGGCGAATACACCGTCAAAGAGCCCGGCGGCAACACCAGGACCGTGACTTACCACGCTGATCCACATGGAGGATTTTTTGCCCGCGTCCACAATTCGGGCGGTAATGATCATCAGGGTGGTACGTACGGCGGTCAGGGTCAGCACCATGAAGAGCATCAGTGA
- the LOC105277595 gene encoding cuticle protein 19 isoform X1 yields the protein MVTICRQLVPLLAVSALVAVQSGLAGHAHSFAHFHGPVEGPGHEAVVHDKHGHHQVDYVAHPKYEFAYGVEDHHTGDYHGQKEHRDGKNVVGEYTVKEPGGNTRTVTYHADPHGGFFARVHNSGGNDHQGGTYGGQGQHHEEHQ from the exons ATGGTAACAATTTGTCGGCAGCTTGTCCCGCTATTGGCTGTATCGGCCCTCGTAGCGGTCCAAAGTGGATTGGCAGGGCACGCTCACAGCTTCGCGCACTTTCATGGTCCGGTGGAAGGGCCCGGACACGAAGCAGTTGTCCACGATAAGCACGGCCATCATCAAGTGGACTACGTGGCGCATCCCAAGTACGAGTTCGCGTATGGCGTCGAGGATCATCACACGGGCGATTACCATGGGCAGAAGGAACATAGGGATG GGAAAAACGTTGTCGGCGAATACACCGTCAAAGAGCCCGGCGGCAACACCAGGACCGTGACTTACCACGCTGATCCACATGGAGGATTTTTTGCCCGCGTCCACAATTCGGGCGGTAATGATCATCAGGGTGGTACGTACGGCGGTCAGGGTCAGCACCATGAAGAGCATCAGTGA